From [Flavobacterium] thermophilum:
CGCCGGCAAACTGACGCTCGCCCCCTTCTATGGGTCGCCTGCTGCGGCCGCCGGGCTGGCTAGAGATCGAGAGTTTCCCATTGAATGGGCGGACGATTGGGAGCGCATTCTTGTCGACAAACTTGTCGTCAATGCGGTCATCAACCCGTTGACGGCGCTGTTGCAAGTGAAAAACGGCGAGCTTCTTGAGGTGGCGCCGTATCGGGACATGATGGCGCAGCTGTTTGATGAAGTGCGGCGGGTGTTGCCGCTTCGTGACGCCGGACGGGCGTGGGAGCGGATCGTTCATATATGCCGGAACACGGCGGACAATTATTCGTCGATGTATATGGATGTGGCAAACGGGCGTCGGACGGAAATTGACGCCATTTTAGGCTATGTGCTGAAGCAAGGGGAAGCGCGCGGCGTTGCGTTGCCGCTCGTCCGCTTTGTGTATTGCGCGCTGAAAGGGAAGGAAGGGGGGAGCCGCGATGGGTGACTGGCTCGCGCCGGTGTTGGCGACATTCGTCACACTGCCGCTGCTGCTGTTTTGGCTCGTCTATGCGGCCATGCGCCTGTTTGGCGGGCGGAAACGGGCGGCGTTTTACGCGGCGGTCAACGCGGCGACCGCGTTTTTCATCGCCGCCGTCTATTTTTTGCTTGCCGTGCTGTTCGGAAAGTCATATTTTGTCCATCTTCTTCTCTTTTTGCTCGGATTGCACGCCGCCATCGCACTCGGCTACTGGCGGAAAAAGGCGGATTTTCACCTGGCGGCGGTGTTTCGTCTATTTTGGCGGGCCAGTTTTCTCATTTTTGCGTCCCTTTACGCCGGCCTGCTCGTCTATGGCATGATGGCGCGCATCGCTGCCGTCCTTTGAGCAATCATTTTTTCCTCTTGGCGCCGAACGTGCTATACTCATGAAAGAATACATAAGAAAGGGAGTTTTCGCCATGGAGGTTCACGAAATTCCGCTGCCGGCGGCGACAAAGCTGGCGGCCGATTACATAACCGGCGCGTTTCCGGCTGAGAAAGGGTTTGACTACGTTTGGGCTGATGATCAGGCGTTTCGCCGCCGGTTGTCTCATTTGCAAAAACGGACATACGACCGGAGCGGGCTTGCCGATTATTTAGACGCCTATCACCGTCGGTTCTCGGCAAGCAGGGCGACGATGCACAATATCGACAAGCTGCGGCAGGAGAACAGCGTCGTTGTTGTCGGCGGACAGCAAGCCGGGCTGTTGACCGGTCCGCTTTATACGATCTATAAAATCATCACCATCATCCAGCTCGCCAAAGAACAGGAACGGAAGCTTGGCGTGCCGGTCGTGCCGCTGTTTTGGATCGCCGGCGAGGATCATGACATCGCGGAAATCGACCATGTGTATGTGGTAGAGGGCGGCGAAGTGAGGAAAGCGCTATATCCGCACAAGCGGAAGGAAAGGCGGATGGCAGCCGACGTCCCGCTTGATCATGAGCTTGCCGGCGCGTGGATCGAACGTGTCGTGAAAACGTACGGGGAGACGGACGCGACGAACGAACTGCTTTCCTTTCTCAAGACATGTTTGGATGAGGCGCGCACGTTTGTCGACTTTTTTGCGGCGATTGTCTTGCGCCTGTTTGCTGCTGACGGATTGGTTGTCTTGAATGCCGGCGATGCGGCGGTGCGCCTTCTTGAGCGCCGTTTTTTCGCCGCGCTCATTGACCGCCATCGCAGCGTGACATCGGTCGTGTTGGCGCAGCAAGAGGCGCTGCGCGCGCTCGGGTATGCGCCGCTCATTGAGATAGCGCCCAACGCGGCCAACTTGTTTTATTACAACGGCCATGAGCGCCTGCTTTTGCACTATGACGAAGAGCGCGGCGCGTTCCGCGACAAGGCCGGGCATATCGTCTTTGCGAAACAGCAGCTGCTTGAGCTTGCCGAGACGAAGCCGCACTGTTTAAGCAACAATGTTGTCACTCGTCCGCTTATGCAAGAGTATTTGCTGCCGACGCTCGCTTTTGTCGCCGGCCCGGGAGAAATCGCCTATTGGGCGGAGTTGAAGGAGGCGTTTTCGCTGTTCGGATTCGAAATGCCGCCGGTGGCGCCGCGCCTGCAGGCGACGATCGTCGGCCGTTCGCTGCAAACCGATCTCGCTGATCTCGGTCTCGAAGCCGCCGACGTATTGGCCGGGCGGCTCGAAGCGGCCAAGGAGCGATGGCGGAAGGAGACGGCTGAAGTTCCGCTTGCCAAGGCGTTTGCGAAAGCGAAAGCCGACATCGAGGCGGCGCATCAGCCGCTGCGCGCGCTTGGCATGGAGATTGACCGCGGATTGGAAGGATTGGTGGCGAAAAATGCCGCCATCATTCAGTCACAAATCGAGTTTCTTCAGCAAACGTTGGAGCGGGCGCTTTTGCGCAAACATGAGACGACATGGCGCAAGTTTTGGCGCGTCGAAACGGCGCTGCGGCCGAACGGAGCGCCTCAGGAACGGGTTTGGAACGTGTTTTACTACGTGAATCGTTACGGATTTGATTTTGTAAAAAAACTTTCGCTGATCGACGCCCCTGGAAACGGAATGCATAAAATTGTATATATATAAAGCTTTTTCAAAGAAAAAGTCGAAAAGAAAAATCCTGTTTCGAGCAGGATTTTTTTTTTGTGGAATGAAATAGTAACAAAACAATCGCCACAGGTTTGGAAATAAAAGTAAAAGGAGGTTGGAACTAATGGCTCCATCTGGGGATGTCCGACAAAAATAAACAAAAAGGGACGTTTTTTTACAAAAAAAGCTAAAATTTTGTCCGTCTTTGCGATATAATAAGGAAGCAGCGTTTGGAAGCAGCAAAGGTGGTGGACATGTGTTTGAACATACAACGGTGCTGTTAAAAGAAGCGGTTGACGGACTGAACATCCGCCCGGACGGCGTCTATGTCGATTGTACGTTGGGCGGCGGCGGTCATAGCGACTATTTGCTTTCCCGCCTCTCAAAGCGCGGAAAGCTGTTTGCCTTTGATCAAGACGAAACCGCCATTTCGTATGCGCGTGAACGGCTCGCCCGTTATGGCCAGCAAGTGCAGTTTGTGCACCGCAACTTCCGGTTTTTGCAAGAGGAGCTTTCCGCCCGCGGCGTCGCTGCCGTCGACGGCGTGCTGTTTGATTTGGGCGTTTCATCGCCGCAGCTCGATGAGCCGGAGCGCGGCTTCAGCTACCAGCACGACGCGCCGCTTGACATGAGGATGGACCGCAAGCAGCAGCTGACGGCGGCGGAGATCGTCAACCGTTGGCCATATGAGGAGCTTGTGCGCATTTTTTTCCGGTACGGCGAAGAAAAATTTTCAAAGCAAGTGGCGCGCAAAATCGAGGAGGTGCGGCGCGAGAAGCCGATTGAAACGACCGGGGAGCTCGTTGAGGTCATTAAGGAGGCGATTCCAGCGCCGGCGCGCCGCAGCGGCGGACATCCGGCCAAACGCATTTTCCAGGCGCTCCGCATCGCAGTCAACGATGAGCTCGAGGCGTTTCGCGAAGCGCTTGAGCAGGCGATTGACTTGTTGGCGCCGGGAGGACGGGTGAGCGTCATTACGTTTCATTCGCTCGAAGACCGCATTTGCAAGGAGACGTTTAAAAAAGCAAGCGAGAACCCGCCATTGCCTCCAGGGCTTCCAGTTCCCCCCAATGACTACCGCCCTGTGTTGAAAATTATTACAAAAAAACCGGTCGTTCCTTCTGCTGAAGAGGTGGAACGGAACCGCCGCGCCCGTTCAGCCAAACTCCGCATTGCTGAAAAACTGCCGCGCGGCTGAGAAAATAGGTGAGGAGAAACAGGAGGGAAACGCTGTGAACCATTTGGCAGTCAAAGTAGCACGCGAACAAAAGCATCCGGCCGCGCCGCCGAGCCAGAAGCCGCAGCGAAAACGGCGCCTTCGGCTGACGCTGGCTGAGAAGCTGTTGATCGTTTCGTTTTTGCTGTTTGTCTTTTACGCGGCGGTCCATACCGTCTCAACCCAAGTGCAAATTTATGAGCTTAATAAAGATGTCCAAAAGTTGGAATCGGCCATTGATGAACAAAAGAAAGAAAATAATGACTTGTACGTCGAAGTGCAGCGGCTGAGCGCGTACGAGCGCATTTTGCAAAAGGCGAAAGAGCTCGGTTTGTCGCTCAACGAAAACCACGTCAAAGTCGTACAGGACTGATGGGCGATGGAGGCAAAAAAGCATCGCAACACCCATCGCGGGGCGTTTATTTTGTTTTGCGTGTTCAGCTTTGCCTTTTTTCTTTTGTTTGCCCGCTTTGTGCAAGTGCAGTGGACGGGAAAAGCGGAAGGCGAAGCGCTGGCGGAGATCGCGCAGCAGCAGCATAAGCAGACGCGCACGATTGAAGCGAAACGCGGGACGATTTTTGACCGCAACGGCGCCATTTTAGCCCAAGACGTGCCGTCGTATACAGTCGCCGCCATTGTGGACCCGGATGATCCGCGCCGTGTCGCCGATCTAGAGGAAACAGCGGAAAAGCTCGCTCCGCTGCTTGGCATGGACGTCGAGCAAATGGAGCGCATTTTGACCAAAAAGGCGAAACAAGTCGAGTTCGGCTCCTATGGCCGCAATATCAGCTTCGAGCTGAAGCGGAAAATTGAAGCGCTCCATTTGCCGGGCATCATCTTTACCCGCGACACTGCCCGGTTTTACCCGAATGGCGTGTTCGCCTCGCACGTCATCGGCTACGCGCAAAAAAATGCGAAAAACGAAACGGTCGGCAAAATGGGAGTAGAAAAATCGCTTGACCGTTATTTGCGCGACAAAGACGGCTATGTGTCGTTTGCCAGCGATGCGAAGGGGTTCCGTCTGCCGGAGGCGAGAGAGCGCACGATTGCAAAGCCGGACAACGGCGCGAACGTGTATTTAACGATTGACGCGAAAATCCAGACGTTTTTGGAAGACGCCATGAACGGCGTAGAAAAGCAGTACAAGCCGAAAAAGATCATCGCCATCGTGGCTGATCCGAAAACAGGAAAAATTTTAGCGATGGCGACTCGCCCGAGTTTTGACCCGAACAAACGCGATATTGCGAACTTTTTAAATGACGCTATTTCCTACCCGTATGAGCCGGGGTCGACGATGAAGGTGTTTACGCTTGCTGCCGCCATTAATGAAGGAGTGTACAACGGCAATGAAACGTACCGTTCCGGCTCATACAAAGTCGGGCCGAACACCATCCGCGACCATAACGATGTCGGTTGGGGGACGATTACGTTCAATGAAGGGGTGCAGCGCTCTTCGAACGTCGCTTTTTCCATTTTGGTGAAAGAAAAGCTCGGGGAAGACCGGTTTTTGCAGTATTTGCATCGTTTCCATTTCGATCAGAAAACGGGCATTGATTTGCCGAATGAGGCGACAGGGCAAATTCGTTACCGTTATCCGATCGAACGGATTACGACTGGGTTCGGGCAAGGGACGTCAGTGACCCCGATTCAGCAAATCCAGGCGGCGACAGCGATCGCCAACGACGGAAAAATGATGAAGCCGTACGTCATTGAAAAGGTGGTCGATCCAGACAGCGGCAAAGTCGTTCTCGACCACGAGCCGACTGTCGTCGGTGAACCGATTACGGCTGAAACGGCGCGGAAGGTTCGGGAAATTTTGGAAACGGTTGTCACCTCAGAGCACGGCACCGGCCGCCCGTACCAAATTGACGGCTACCGCGTCGCCGGCAAAACGGGGACGGCGCAAATTCCATCCGCTTCCGGCGGCTATTTGACCGGACGGGAAAATTATATTTTCTCGTTTTTAGGCATGGCGCCGGCGGATGATCCACGCCTTCTCATGTATGTAGCTGTTCAGCAGCCGCGGTTGGATGTGACGGAAACCGGAGCGGCGCCTGTTTCGCAAATTTTTACAACGGTGATGAAAAGCAGCCTGCAATATTTGCATATTGAACCGAGCAAAGAAAAATCGGTGGAAACGAAACTAGCGGCGCAACGCGCGCTCGATTCGCTGGTCGGCGAGGCGGCCGTCACGGCGGCGGAGCAGTTGAAGAAAAACGGCTATGTGCCGGTCGTCATCGGCACCGGCCGGTACGTTGAGCGGCAGCTTCCGCGCGGCGGAGATCGTCTTCTTCCCGGCGAGCGGGTCGTGTTGAAAACGGATGGAGCGGCGACGATGCCGGACTTGCGCGGGTTTTCGCTGCGGGACGCCATGAAAGTGGCTCATATACTCGGCCTGCGGCCAAGCACGAAAGGAACCGGCTATGTCGTCAGCCAAAACATCCGCCCGGGAGCGCGAGTGCGGCAAGGGGATTATTTGATCGTCGAACTGGCTCCGCCGCGCCAGTGGGAAGAAACGGCGGCAAAGAAAGAACAAGAGGCGGCTGAACGGAAAGAGGCCGGGCCTCACGAGTGATTTTTTGCCGTTCTATAACGGGGCGTACAAGCATATAGTGGAACGAGCCCATCATGAAGGAGGTTCCGCCATATGCGCGTATCGTACGTGACCGTGCGCAAACGGTTGACGATCGTCTTTTTGATCGGCGTTTTGGTTTTTGCCATTATCGATCTCCGTCTCGGCTATGTCCAATTTTGGCTCGGCGATCTATTAGCGGAACGGGCGAAAGGGCTGTGGGGTCGGAACATCCCATTTGAGCCGAAGCGCGGCGAAATTTTGGACCGCAACGGCGTCCCGCTGGCGACGAATATGAGCGCGCCGACGGTGTATGTCATCCCGCGGCAAGTGAAAAATCCGGCGGAAGCGGCAGAAAAGCTGGCGGCGGTTTTGGGCGCTTCGGTCGAATCCGTTTATAAACAAATGACAAAAAACACCTCGATCGTCCGCTTGAAAGAAGGGCGGAAAATTTCCGACGAGAAAGCGGCGGACGTGCGCGCGCTCGATTTGGACGGGGTGTACATTGCTGAAGACACGAAACGCTACTATCCGTTTGGCAGCTACTTATCGCATGTGCTTGGCTTTACTGGCATTGACAACCAAGGGCTCACAGGGCTTGAACTGTATTATGACAAAGAACTGAGCGGAGAGCGCGGTTCGGTGCAGTTTTACTCCGATGCAAAAGGGCGGCGCATGCCCGATATGGCGGATGACTATACGCCGCCG
This genomic window contains:
- the panE gene encoding Probable 2-dehydropantoate 2-reductase produces the protein MNIGIVGGGAVGLLLAAYLGRRHKVTVYTRRLSQARQLAECGVALKKEGKTTETAVQARPFAGAELVEPLVFVTVKQYDVADVCSRRDSFRRVGTIVFLQNGMSHLEQLSVFADKNIVVGVVEHGAFKLDDRTVAHTGAGKLTLAPFYGSPAAAAGLARDREFPIEWADDWERILVDKLVVNAVINPLTALLQVKNGELLEVAPYRDMMAQLFDEVRRVLPLRDAGRAWERIVHICRNTADNYSSMYMDVANGRRTEIDAILGYVLKQGEARGVALPLVRFVYCALKGKEGGSRDG
- a CDS encoding Protein of uncharacterised function (DUF3397), with amino-acid sequence MGDWLAPVLATFVTLPLLLFWLVYAAMRLFGGRKRAAFYAAVNAATAFFIAAVYFLLAVLFGKSYFVHLLLFLLGLHAAIALGYWRKKADFHLAAVFRLFWRASFLIFASLYAGLLVYGMMARIAAVL
- the rsmH gene encoding Ribosomal RNA small subunit methyltransferase H, producing MFEHTTVLLKEAVDGLNIRPDGVYVDCTLGGGGHSDYLLSRLSKRGKLFAFDQDETAISYARERLARYGQQVQFVHRNFRFLQEELSARGVAAVDGVLFDLGVSSPQLDEPERGFSYQHDAPLDMRMDRKQQLTAAEIVNRWPYEELVRIFFRYGEEKFSKQVARKIEEVRREKPIETTGELVEVIKEAIPAPARRSGGHPAKRIFQALRIAVNDELEAFREALEQAIDLLAPGGRVSVITFHSLEDRICKETFKKASENPPLPPGLPVPPNDYRPVLKIITKKPVVPSAEEVERNRRARSAKLRIAEKLPRG
- the ftsL gene encoding Cell division protein FtsL → MNHLAVKVAREQKHPAAPPSQKPQRKRRLRLTLAEKLLIVSFLLFVFYAAVHTVSTQVQIYELNKDVQKLESAIDEQKKENNDLYVEVQRLSAYERILQKAKELGLSLNENHVKVVQD
- the pbpX gene encoding Penicillin-binding protein 2x — translated: MEAKKHRNTHRGAFILFCVFSFAFFLLFARFVQVQWTGKAEGEALAEIAQQQHKQTRTIEAKRGTIFDRNGAILAQDVPSYTVAAIVDPDDPRRVADLEETAEKLAPLLGMDVEQMERILTKKAKQVEFGSYGRNISFELKRKIEALHLPGIIFTRDTARFYPNGVFASHVIGYAQKNAKNETVGKMGVEKSLDRYLRDKDGYVSFASDAKGFRLPEARERTIAKPDNGANVYLTIDAKIQTFLEDAMNGVEKQYKPKKIIAIVADPKTGKILAMATRPSFDPNKRDIANFLNDAISYPYEPGSTMKVFTLAAAINEGVYNGNETYRSGSYKVGPNTIRDHNDVGWGTITFNEGVQRSSNVAFSILVKEKLGEDRFLQYLHRFHFDQKTGIDLPNEATGQIRYRYPIERITTGFGQGTSVTPIQQIQAATAIANDGKMMKPYVIEKVVDPDSGKVVLDHEPTVVGEPITAETARKVREILETVVTSEHGTGRPYQIDGYRVAGKTGTAQIPSASGGYLTGRENYIFSFLGMAPADDPRLLMYVAVQQPRLDVTETGAAPVSQIFTTVMKSSLQYLHIEPSKEKSVETKLAAQRALDSLVGEAAVTAAEQLKKNGYVPVVIGTGRYVERQLPRGGDRLLPGERVVLKTDGAATMPDLRGFSLRDAMKVAHILGLRPSTKGTGYVVSQNIRPGARVRQGDYLIVELAPPRQWEETAAKKEQEAAERKEAGPHE